The genomic segment ATTTCGATTCCAATTTCATCATTTTTCAAATATTTAATTGTTCCTTTTGTTTTAAGTATTTCAAGAATTTCTTTTTCTTTACTTTCTTCAATTGCTATTTCAAATTTTACATCTGCCATAAATTCCTGTTTTGTCATCTTCCACCCATCTACTCTCTTTAATAATCTTTCTATTTCCGCATATTTAGAATAATCTGTTTTTACTTCATAAATTTTTAAATCAATATATTTAGCTATTTTTGAATTTAATATTGTATTTTCTGCACATTGCGAATATGCATCTATTAATCCTCTAACTCCTAATTTCACACCACCAAAATAACGCGTAACAACAATTGCTATATTAATTAAATTATGCTTTTCAATAACACCAAATATGGGTTTTCCTGCTGTTCCTGAAGGTTCGCCATTATCTGAATAATTAAATTTATTTCCTTCAACTTTATACGCCCAACAATTATGTGTTGCATTTCTATATTT from the Marinitoga hydrogenitolerans DSM 16785 genome contains:
- a CDS encoding IMPACT family protein codes for the protein MIKIYYSILKPKETTIKIKRSEFIGNAKKLHTEEEAKEFIKEISSKYRNATHNCWAYKVEGNKFNYSDNGEPSGTAGKPIFGVIEKHNLINIAIVVTRYFGGVKLGVRGLIDAYSQCAENTILNSKIAKYIDLKIYEVKTDYSKYAEIERLLKRVDGWKMTKQEFMADVKFEIAIEESKEKEILEILKTKGTIKYLKNDEIGIEIKN